The proteins below are encoded in one region of Desulfonatronum thioautotrophicum:
- a CDS encoding response regulator yields MDVQMPVMNGVEATKMIRSQDSEVRSRTLERAHLPLRFQVSALSIPASQHSRIPVIALTAHAMTGDREKFLEAGMNDYLAKPVRMEDLKKLLERIVR; encoded by the coding sequence ATGGACGTGCAGATGCCGGTGATGAACGGCGTGGAGGCGACGAAAATGATCAGGAGTCAGGATTCAGAAGTCAGGAGCCGGACTCTGGAGAGAGCACATCTCCCCCTCAGGTTTCAGGTCTCAGCCCTCAGCATCCCAGCATCCCAGCATTCCAGAATACCGGTCATCGCCCTGACCGCCCATGCCATGACTGGAGACCGGGAAAAATTTCTTGAGGCCGGGATGAACGACTACCTGGCCAAGCCGGTACGAATGGAGGATCTGAAAAAATTGCTGGAGCGCATTGTTAGGTAA
- a CDS encoding response regulator, which produces MRTIHVVLPFTLPAGGEFELDTATSLEGEVKKHLNILLAEDDPLDQLFMRSILEKLGHSVVLANNGEEALYFLKLHDFDCILMDIQMPVMTGDEATKIIRESTSLGDKRNIPIIAVTAHAQPGDRERFLAVGMNEYLGKPVSVNDLERVLSKAMRQIVKFT; this is translated from the coding sequence ATGAGGACAATCCATGTTGTCCTCCCCTTTACCCTGCCGGCAGGCGGCGAATTCGAACTTGATACCGCCACGTCCTTGGAGGGAGAAGTCAAAAAGCACCTGAACATCCTCCTTGCTGAGGACGATCCGTTGGACCAATTGTTCATGCGCTCGATCCTGGAAAAACTCGGGCATTCCGTCGTCCTGGCCAACAATGGCGAGGAGGCCTTGTATTTCCTCAAGCTGCATGATTTTGATTGCATCCTCATGGACATCCAGATGCCGGTGATGACCGGTGATGAGGCAACGAAAATCATTCGAGAATCAACGTCTCTCGGCGATAAACGCAATATCCCAATCATCGCCGTAACCGCGCATGCCCAGCCCGGCGACCGGGAACGATTCCTGGCCGTGGGCATGAACGAATACCTGGGCAAGCCGGTGAGTGTGAATGATCTGGAGCGGGTATTGAGTAAGGCCATGCGGCAAATCGTAAAATTCACATAA
- a CDS encoding ATP-binding protein, whose protein sequence is MNLSDLFAIQALLLGNLPATKRYVFERINWNNRLICLYGGRGVGKTTLMLQRLKDFEQEGGKGLYFTADHIQVTAMGIYDIAADFFRHGGEVVFIDEAHKRPDWAQEIKSLYDSFPNGRLVISGSSALAMQAGKFDLSRRAVYRMLPVLSFREYLRIVAGREYHSVALETMLRDHQRLASDVLGSGQVLGHFREYLETGAYPFLLEGKAEYLQRLENVIEKTLYEDLSLTEGRRAGGIRVMKKLLWLVATSPPMQLCIESVARDVGVSRPTIYDYLAVLERAGLLTTVPPHGHGARLVRKDSKIFLENTNLLWAISQSLTRTDPQGSLRETFFVNQLRSVGAQIRVATRGDFIVDDTYTFEAGGKGKGFAQIGETQDGYVVRDGQEVGHGRVLPLWLFGFLY, encoded by the coding sequence ATGAATCTTTCCGACCTTTTCGCCATTCAGGCCCTGCTGCTGGGGAATCTGCCCGCGACGAAGCGGTACGTGTTTGAGCGGATCAATTGGAACAATCGTCTGATCTGCCTTTACGGCGGCCGAGGGGTGGGCAAGACGACGCTCATGCTGCAGCGCCTCAAGGACTTCGAGCAGGAAGGCGGAAAAGGGCTCTACTTCACGGCTGACCATATCCAGGTCACGGCCATGGGCATCTATGACATTGCCGCGGATTTTTTTCGCCATGGCGGTGAGGTCGTGTTCATCGACGAGGCCCATAAAAGGCCCGACTGGGCTCAAGAGATCAAGTCACTGTATGATTCGTTTCCCAATGGCCGCCTGGTGATTTCCGGCAGTTCGGCCCTGGCCATGCAGGCCGGCAAGTTCGATCTTTCGCGGCGGGCCGTCTACCGAATGTTGCCGGTTCTCTCCTTTCGCGAATACTTACGCATTGTCGCTGGAAGAGAGTATCATTCCGTGGCCCTGGAGACCATGTTGCGCGACCACCAGCGCCTTGCTTCGGATGTTCTCGGTTCCGGCCAGGTGCTCGGGCATTTTCGGGAGTACCTCGAAACCGGGGCGTATCCTTTTTTGCTTGAGGGCAAGGCGGAGTATCTCCAGCGCCTGGAAAACGTGATTGAAAAAACGCTGTACGAGGATTTGAGCCTGACGGAAGGCCGCAGAGCGGGGGGGATTCGGGTCATGAAAAAACTGCTCTGGCTGGTGGCCACGTCCCCGCCCATGCAGTTGTGCATCGAGAGCGTGGCCCGTGATGTCGGCGTCAGCCGGCCCACCATCTATGATTATCTGGCCGTCCTGGAACGGGCCGGGCTGTTGACCACCGTCCCGCCTCACGGACATGGGGCCAGACTTGTTCGAAAGGATTCCAAGATTTTTCTGGAAAACACGAACCTGTTGTGGGCCATCAGCCAGTCCCTGACCCGAACCGATCCCCAGGGCAGCCTGCGCGAAACATTTTTCGTCAACCAGTTGCGTTCCGTCGGTGCGCAGATCAGGGTCGCGACACGCGGCGATTTTATTGTGGACGATACATATACGTTTGAAGCAGGCGGCAAGGGCAAGGGCTTTGCCCAGATCGGGGAGACGCAGGACGGCTACGTGGTCAGGGACGGCCAGGAGGTCGGCCATGGTCGTGTTCTGCCGCTGTGGCTGTTCGGGTTTTTGTATTGA
- a CDS encoding response regulator: LAKGASIPAEQGSRQSFQSGRSLRILLAEDEQSSSFPAIKLLENAGHTVNLAEDGQQALHLLANHEFDLILMDVQMPVMNGVEATKMIRSQESEVRSQEPDAGESTSPPQVSGLSPQPSQHPSIPASQHSRIPIIALTAYAMTGDREKFLEAGMDDYLAKPARMEDLAGVLERVACTPRRHDA, from the coding sequence AACTGGCCAAAGGGGCAAGTATTCCCGCTGAGCAAGGATCAAGGCAATCCTTCCAATCAGGACGGAGTCTGCGCATCCTGCTGGCCGAGGATGAACAGTCAAGCTCATTTCCCGCGATCAAGCTTTTGGAAAACGCCGGGCACACCGTGAACCTGGCCGAGGACGGGCAACAGGCCTTGCATCTGCTCGCCAACCACGAATTCGACCTGATCCTGATGGACGTGCAGATGCCGGTGATGAACGGCGTGGAAGCGACGAAAATGATCAGGAGTCAGGAGTCGGAAGTCAGGAGTCAGGAGCCGGACGCTGGAGAGAGCACATCTCCCCCTCAGGTTTCAGGTCTCAGCCCTCAGCCTTCTCAACATCCCAGCATTCCAGCATCCCAGCATTCCAGAATACCGATCATCGCCCTGACCGCCTACGCCATGACTGGAGACCGGGAAAAATTCCTGGAAGCGGGTATGGACGACTATCTGGCCAAGCCGGCGCGGATGGAGGATTTGGCGGGGGTGCTGGAGCGTGTTGCCTGCACGCCGCGCCGGCATGATGCTTAG